The following coding sequences lie in one Metallumcola ferriviriculae genomic window:
- a CDS encoding creatininase family protein, translating to MENLKSIWLNELTWEDVEEYLKEDDIAIFPVGSLEQHGPAGPLGVDSYAAIALAEDTAKRTNVLSTPPLWFGDSVHHLAFPGTVSLSTETLINVVKDVIRSLARHGFKKVLIINGHKGANLAALETACKNIREFELPEVILAIADPMHIAKGIAGEIKDFKEHHAGELEISHVMHKFPGLVKEDKLTEEVVDLASIFSPLVAEDLLGPSGDTINMPWNSYEQKKFAPSGSFSPSMKASTKKGKKYHDYMVDRLVDFINHLKNYQGPIGNTAKK from the coding sequence ATTCCCCGTGGGAAGCCTCGAACAGCACGGCCCGGCCGGGCCCTTAGGGGTAGATAGCTATGCCGCTATTGCTTTGGCAGAAGATACTGCTAAACGTACCAATGTTTTAAGTACGCCGCCGTTATGGTTTGGTGATTCGGTGCATCATCTGGCTTTTCCGGGTACTGTATCCTTAAGTACGGAGACTTTGATTAACGTGGTCAAAGATGTGATTCGTAGCCTAGCGAGACACGGCTTTAAAAAAGTGTTGATCATTAACGGCCACAAAGGTGCTAACTTGGCCGCGCTGGAAACCGCTTGTAAGAATATTCGTGAGTTTGAACTGCCTGAGGTGATTTTGGCGATTGCCGACCCGATGCATATAGCCAAGGGGATAGCAGGAGAAATCAAAGATTTCAAAGAACATCATGCTGGTGAGCTGGAGATTTCTCACGTTATGCATAAGTTCCCTGGTTTAGTCAAGGAGGATAAACTTACTGAAGAGGTAGTAGACCTGGCATCAATATTTTCACCGTTGGTGGCGGAAGATCTGCTTGGTCCATCAGGGGATACAATTAATATGCCCTGGAACAGCTACGAGCAGAAAAAATTTGCGCCGTCAGGATCATTTTCCCCTTCAATGAAGGCATCAACGAAAAAGGGTAAAAAATATCATGATTACATGGTTGACAGACTCGTTGATTTCATCAATCACCTGAAGAATTATCAAGGGCCTATTGGCAATACAGCCAAAAAATAG
- a CDS encoding DUF1657 domain-containing protein gives MTVGTKMHTALSSIESAKASLDTFALETQDKNAKQEFANLSQQLGGIAQSLSGRINYVEQQEPSYKMQQQQQQQQPQQLTKK, from the coding sequence ATGACTGTTGGAACTAAAATGCACACCGCTTTGTCTAGCATTGAAAGTGCCAAAGCTAGTCTTGATACCTTCGCTCTGGAAACCCAAGACAAAAACGCCAAACAGGAATTTGCTAACCTTTCACAGCAGCTGGGTGGTATTGCCCAAAGCCTCAGCGGCAGAATAAATTATGTTGAGCAGCAAGAACCCTCTTATAAAATGCAACAGCAGCAACAACAGCAACAGCCGCAACAACTAACAAAAAAATAG
- the metA gene encoding homoserine O-acetyltransferase MetA: MPIIIPQTLPAGKILEQENIFIMNESRAVHQDIRPLKLAILNLMPTKIQTETQLLRLLSNFPIQIEIDLLATKTYKSTHAPKGHLENFYTNFEEVDNKKYDGMIITGAPVEHLDFDEVKYWQELEKVMDFAAKNVYSTLHICWAAQAALYFHFGIPKYELPEKMFGVFPHRVCNQQHPLTRGFDDLFHVPHSRYTEVRREDIEKVPELEILAESERAGVYLMATKNRRLVFQTGHPEYDPYSLRKEYERDISQGKKINVPENYFPENNPKKEPWVSWRSHANLLYANWLNYFVYQETPYNLEDI; encoded by the coding sequence GTGCCAATTATTATACCTCAAACCTTACCAGCAGGAAAAATATTAGAACAGGAAAACATTTTTATTATGAATGAAAGCCGGGCGGTTCATCAGGATATTCGCCCTCTAAAATTAGCGATTCTGAACCTAATGCCGACAAAAATACAGACGGAAACCCAGCTGCTGCGCCTGTTGTCCAATTTTCCCATTCAAATAGAAATTGACCTTTTAGCCACTAAAACCTATAAATCAACACACGCGCCCAAAGGTCATCTGGAAAACTTTTATACAAATTTTGAAGAGGTAGATAATAAAAAATATGACGGGATGATAATCACAGGTGCCCCGGTAGAGCATCTTGATTTTGACGAAGTGAAATATTGGCAGGAGCTTGAAAAAGTGATGGATTTTGCGGCTAAAAACGTGTATTCCACCCTGCACATTTGCTGGGCAGCCCAGGCAGCTCTTTATTTCCACTTTGGCATTCCTAAATATGAACTGCCGGAAAAAATGTTTGGGGTCTTTCCTCATCGGGTATGTAATCAACAGCACCCATTAACCAGAGGTTTTGATGATCTTTTCCATGTACCTCATTCAAGATATACCGAAGTGCGGCGTGAAGATATCGAAAAAGTCCCGGAATTAGAAATCCTTGCCGAGTCCGAAAGGGCAGGTGTCTACTTGATGGCAACTAAAAACAGGAGGCTGGTATTTCAAACCGGTCACCCAGAATACGACCCATACTCACTGAGAAAAGAATACGAAAGGGATATTTCCCAAGGGAAGAAAATTAATGTACCCGAAAATTATTTTCCCGAGAACAACCCAAAAAAAGAGCCCTGGGTAAGCTGGCGTTCTCACGCCAATCTGCTTTATGCCAACTGGCTTAACTACTTCGTCTATCAGGAAACGCCGTATAATTTGGAAGATATTTAG
- the recQ gene encoding DNA helicase RecQ has product MLDKAKQILRKHYGFETFKEGQEEIIKSILDGKDTFAIMPTGAGKSVCFQVPAQLLPGVTLVISPLISLMKDQVDSLNEAGISAAYINSSLNYGQIEERLQKAREGYFKLIYVAPERLESQRFRELLQSVQLSLLAVDEAHCVSQWGHDFRPSYRAISSVIREQLPRPVIAAFTATATKEVKEDAIKLLLLRQPDIFITGFDRKNLSFSVMKGVSKRDFVLNHMQDNIGKSGIIYAATRKEVDGLWRELTRRGYRAGRYHAGLSDIEREESQEAFLYDDIHVMVATNAFGMGIDKSNVRYVIHYNMPKNMEAYYQEAGRAGRDGEPSACILLFEPRDVSIQKFLIEQNTRAEERQNNEYQKLQSMVDYCHSQRCLRKYILNYFGERDAPPSCDNCSNCNDETDYVDITLDAQKIISCVVRMRERFGTTLVAQVLKGSKNRKVLQSGFDKLTTYGIMRSYTEKEIKNMINVMVAEGYLTMTGGQYPVLRLRQESLAVLKNEEKVYRRVPKKKATREVDNNLFEILRSLRKELSTKEKVPPYVVFPDGALREMSEKCPQDLHSLAGIKGVGEYKLEKYGAQFVQAINSYLAGDEN; this is encoded by the coding sequence TTGTTGGATAAAGCAAAGCAAATTTTACGGAAACACTATGGATTTGAGACATTTAAAGAAGGACAGGAAGAAATAATTAAAAGTATTCTTGATGGTAAAGATACTTTTGCCATTATGCCTACCGGTGCCGGAAAATCTGTCTGCTTTCAGGTGCCGGCGCAGCTTCTTCCGGGAGTCACGTTGGTGATTTCTCCGTTAATATCACTGATGAAAGACCAGGTAGACAGCTTGAATGAAGCCGGGATATCGGCTGCATATATTAACAGCTCTCTTAACTATGGGCAGATTGAAGAACGGTTACAAAAAGCCAGAGAGGGATACTTTAAACTTATTTATGTCGCACCAGAAAGACTGGAGTCCCAACGTTTTCGGGAGTTATTACAATCTGTGCAACTCTCGTTATTAGCTGTGGACGAAGCTCACTGTGTTTCTCAATGGGGGCATGATTTTCGTCCAAGTTACCGGGCAATTTCTTCCGTTATTAGGGAACAATTACCCCGACCGGTTATTGCCGCCTTTACTGCCACGGCTACTAAAGAAGTAAAGGAAGATGCAATCAAGCTTTTATTGTTAAGGCAGCCTGACATATTCATTACGGGCTTTGACCGTAAAAATTTAAGTTTCTCGGTGATGAAAGGCGTTAGTAAAAGGGACTTTGTCTTAAATCATATGCAGGATAACATAGGGAAATCGGGGATCATTTATGCAGCCACCCGCAAGGAAGTGGATGGACTATGGCGGGAACTTACAAGACGCGGCTATCGTGCAGGAAGGTATCATGCCGGACTTTCCGATATTGAAAGAGAAGAGAGCCAAGAAGCTTTTCTTTATGATGATATCCACGTTATGGTAGCAACCAACGCTTTTGGCATGGGGATTGATAAGTCCAATGTACGATACGTTATTCACTACAATATGCCTAAAAACATGGAGGCATATTATCAGGAAGCGGGTCGTGCAGGAAGAGATGGTGAGCCCAGCGCGTGTATTCTACTCTTTGAGCCACGGGATGTTTCTATCCAGAAGTTTCTTATCGAACAGAATACCAGGGCCGAAGAAAGGCAGAATAACGAATATCAAAAACTGCAGTCTATGGTTGATTATTGCCATAGCCAACGCTGTTTACGTAAATACATCTTAAACTATTTTGGTGAGAGGGATGCCCCCCCAAGTTGTGATAACTGCAGTAATTGTAACGATGAAACCGATTATGTGGATATTACTTTAGATGCTCAAAAAATAATCTCTTGTGTAGTGCGAATGCGTGAGAGATTCGGCACCACTTTAGTGGCTCAGGTTTTAAAAGGGTCAAAAAACCGAAAAGTACTGCAATCTGGGTTTGATAAACTGACGACATACGGCATAATGCGGTCATATACAGAAAAAGAGATCAAAAACATGATTAATGTAATGGTGGCGGAAGGATACCTTACTATGACCGGGGGGCAGTATCCTGTACTCAGACTGCGCCAGGAGTCTCTTGCGGTGCTGAAAAATGAAGAAAAGGTGTACCGGCGGGTACCTAAGAAGAAAGCGACAAGAGAGGTGGATAATAACTTATTTGAGATATTGCGCAGCCTGCGTAAAGAATTATCCACCAAAGAAAAGGTACCGCCTTATGTAGTTTTTCCTGATGGTGCCCTGCGGGAAATGAGTGAAAAGTGTCCTCAGGATTTGCATAGCCTAGCAGGCATCAAAGGGGTGGGGGAGTATAAGCTGGAAAAGTATGGTGCACAATTTGTCCAAGCAATCAATAGTTACTTGGCTGGGGATGAAAACTAG
- a CDS encoding DUF4438 domain-containing protein: MLKTNQTKVVIQSVQGSIQHPLSGYPYRISHEGIPYVLPATGGITYNVKLGDPAFGWAGDHIEPGVTMRNSNDKENAALHLLSCIGNEARVISGDAKGAKGFVTGGHGGVEHVLVYFKQADMEMMSVGDKILIKACGQGLELSDHSEVKVMNIDPDLLLKIGITEQGSKIRVPVAATAPAHLMGSGIGAPSAYKGDYDIMTGDKEEVKKYGLDQLKFGDLVLLQDCDNSFGRGFLKGAVSIGVVVHSDCVKMGHGPGITTIMTCKKAGVIDGVNDENANIAKYLNI, encoded by the coding sequence ATGCTTAAAACTAACCAAACAAAAGTGGTGATCCAGTCAGTACAAGGCAGTATCCAGCATCCACTTTCCGGATACCCATATCGTATCAGTCATGAAGGTATACCTTATGTGTTGCCGGCAACCGGCGGCATTACCTATAATGTAAAGCTGGGTGATCCAGCATTTGGCTGGGCCGGGGACCATATTGAGCCGGGGGTCACAATGCGCAATTCTAATGATAAGGAAAATGCAGCATTGCACCTTCTTTCCTGTATAGGTAATGAGGCTAGGGTAATCTCTGGTGATGCCAAAGGTGCCAAGGGGTTTGTTACCGGCGGTCATGGTGGTGTTGAGCATGTCTTAGTATATTTTAAGCAGGCCGATATGGAGATGATGTCTGTCGGGGACAAGATATTAATTAAAGCCTGTGGCCAAGGCTTAGAGCTCAGTGACCACTCTGAGGTAAAGGTGATGAATATTGACCCGGACTTGCTTTTAAAGATAGGAATTACCGAACAGGGCAGTAAAATTCGGGTGCCTGTGGCGGCTACAGCTCCGGCTCATCTGATGGGTTCCGGTATTGGAGCGCCCAGCGCCTACAAAGGCGATTACGATATCATGACCGGTGATAAAGAAGAAGTGAAGAAATATGGATTGGACCAGTTGAAGTTTGGGGACTTAGTATTACTGCAGGATTGTGATAACAGTTTTGGTCGGGGCTTCTTAAAAGGTGCAGTGTCTATAGGCGTAGTTGTTCATAGCGATTGTGTTAAAATGGGTCATGGTCCCGGAATTACTACCATTATGACTTGTAAGAAGGCTGGCGTTATTGACGGAGTGAATGATGAAAACGCAAATATTGCAAAGTACTTAAATATTTAA
- a CDS encoding demethylmenaquinone methyltransferase — protein sequence MFNSIARRYDLMNTLMTFGMDKSWRKLAVRRAELENGGQGLDICCGTGMLSMEQARAAGSSGKVTGLDFSENMLAVARKNIQGFQLNNIIEFMQGNAMELPFPDNTFDCATVGWGLRNVPDILTVVKEMNRVVKPGGKVVSLDMAQPTAPVFKQAYWLFFDKVIPAMGKLWGGNKGAYDYLHDSAKIFPPQWELVEIFRKAGLVETGYKNLAGGVVALVEGRKPNQ from the coding sequence ATGTTTAATTCCATTGCCCGACGTTATGATTTGATGAATACATTAATGACTTTTGGCATGGATAAATCCTGGCGCAAACTGGCAGTACGCCGTGCCGAGCTTGAAAATGGCGGGCAGGGTTTGGACATTTGCTGCGGGACAGGTATGCTTAGCATGGAACAAGCCCGGGCAGCAGGCTCTTCAGGAAAAGTAACCGGCTTGGATTTTTCTGAAAACATGCTGGCTGTGGCCCGTAAAAACATTCAGGGTTTTCAACTCAACAATATAATTGAATTTATGCAGGGGAATGCTATGGAACTGCCTTTTCCTGATAATACATTTGATTGTGCCACAGTTGGCTGGGGGCTTCGTAATGTTCCAGATATATTAACTGTAGTTAAGGAAATGAATCGGGTGGTCAAGCCCGGGGGTAAGGTTGTGTCATTGGATATGGCTCAGCCCACAGCACCGGTGTTCAAGCAGGCATATTGGCTCTTTTTTGACAAGGTGATTCCGGCGATGGGTAAACTTTGGGGCGGAAATAAAGGCGCTTATGATTATCTGCACGATTCTGCTAAAATTTTTCCGCCTCAGTGGGAGCTGGTGGAAATATTCCGTAAGGCAGGCCTTGTGGAAACGGGCTATAAGAACCTGGCCGGTGGCGTGGTGGCGCTGGTGGAAGGCAGGAAACCTAACCAATAA
- a CDS encoding peptide-methionine (S)-S-oxide reductase MsrA, giving the protein MYRTRVGYAGGTKANPTYHRMGDHTETLEVDFDPGQVSYKELLEVFWRSHNPSRQPWSRQYMSIVFYHSEKQLQDIEADKVFLEQQKGKVVKTKIRAAGEFYRAEAYHQKYYLQLIRDLMKEFSKFYPRVDDFINSTAAARINGYVKGTGSFEKLRGEVDSYGLTPQGKEKLLNIVAGYKNQVLQRL; this is encoded by the coding sequence ATTTATCGTACTCGTGTTGGCTATGCAGGCGGTACAAAAGCAAATCCCACCTACCACAGGATGGGTGACCATACAGAAACGCTGGAAGTTGATTTTGACCCCGGACAAGTATCCTATAAGGAATTGCTGGAAGTTTTTTGGCGCAGCCATAATCCATCTCGGCAGCCATGGTCCAGGCAGTATATGTCCATAGTGTTTTATCACAGCGAGAAGCAGTTACAAGATATAGAAGCTGATAAAGTATTTTTGGAACAACAAAAGGGTAAAGTTGTAAAAACAAAGATTAGAGCCGCTGGAGAATTTTACCGTGCAGAGGCCTATCATCAAAAGTACTATTTACAGCTAATCAGGGATTTAATGAAGGAGTTTAGCAAGTTTTACCCTCGAGTAGATGACTTTATTAATTCCACTGCTGCGGCCCGGATCAATGGTTATGTAAAAGGTACCGGTTCCTTTGAGAAATTGCGGGGAGAGGTGGATAGTTATGGCCTAACCCCTCAGGGTAAAGAAAAACTTCTAAATATTGTGGCCGGTTATAAAAACCAAGTTTTGCAGAGATTATAA
- a CDS encoding tripartite tricarboxylate transporter substrate binding protein, with protein sequence MRQVKCLSVLFVLLLAMVMVVGCGGEQVADEKKSVADKVTEEDQKPDFPTRPVTYIIPFNPGGQSDVEARRQQPLLEEFLSTSIVIQYKPGGGGALGWTELMHAKADGYTISGINIPHIILQPIARDNAGYTTEQIKPIAIFQGTPIGLAVLKDSPFDTLEDLVNYAKEHPGKVTVGGSGKWSGHHIALLQLEALAGIEFNYVPSTGAAPSVSQFLGGHTDALFANSNDLVTHKDRIKVLGLGSDERFEALADVPTFIELGYSMTPSIDRGAAVPPETPDEVKKVLEDAFVRVMNNESVRKQMIEQGFVPLRLDAVAAQEHINKKQLEYTKLLKELNLP encoded by the coding sequence ATGCGGCAAGTGAAATGCTTATCGGTTTTATTCGTACTGCTGTTAGCCATGGTGATGGTAGTTGGCTGCGGCGGTGAGCAGGTGGCGGATGAAAAGAAGAGTGTGGCAGACAAAGTAACCGAGGAGGACCAAAAACCGGACTTTCCTACTAGACCGGTCACTTATATTATCCCGTTTAATCCGGGTGGACAGTCGGATGTAGAGGCACGGCGACAGCAGCCCTTACTTGAGGAGTTTTTGAGCACTTCCATTGTAATTCAGTATAAGCCTGGTGGCGGTGGTGCACTGGGTTGGACAGAACTGATGCATGCTAAGGCCGACGGTTATACCATCAGCGGTATTAACATTCCGCACATAATTCTCCAGCCCATTGCCAGAGATAATGCCGGTTATACTACTGAGCAGATTAAACCAATCGCAATTTTCCAGGGTACGCCTATTGGCTTGGCGGTGCTTAAGGACAGTCCATTTGATACTTTAGAGGACTTGGTTAACTATGCTAAAGAGCATCCCGGTAAGGTGACTGTAGGCGGCTCCGGTAAATGGAGCGGTCACCATATTGCCCTGCTGCAGCTAGAGGCCTTGGCGGGTATTGAGTTTAATTATGTGCCATCCACCGGAGCGGCTCCTTCGGTAAGCCAATTTCTGGGCGGGCATACTGATGCTCTCTTTGCCAATTCCAATGACTTAGTGACTCATAAGGATAGGATAAAGGTTCTGGGTCTTGGCTCCGATGAGCGTTTTGAGGCTTTAGCGGATGTGCCTACTTTTATTGAACTGGGCTATAGTATGACACCCAGTATTGACCGTGGTGCTGCGGTACCGCCGGAAACTCCGGATGAAGTTAAGAAAGTTTTGGAGGACGCATTTGTCAGGGTTATGAACAATGAAAGTGTTCGTAAGCAAATGATAGAGCAGGGCTTTGTACCGCTGCGGCTGGACGCAGTGGCAGCTCAGGAGCATATTAATAAGAAGCAGCTGGAATATACCAAGCTGTTAAAGGAACTTAACCTGCCTTAA
- a CDS encoding tripartite tricarboxylate transporter permease, whose product MVENFAGALGHIFNLYNFMLMTLGVAVGIVVGALPGLTATMALAVLVPFTFIMDPATGLMTLGGIYVGAIYGGCISAILINTPGTPSAIATTFDGYPLAQKGKGEHALVAAAFSSGVGGVIGALVLIFLAPLLVEVALKFGPPEYFWLAIFGLTIISTLAAKSILKGLIGGALGLLVSTVGLAPIGGEMRYTFGFYQLQGGIELIVALIGFFCIPEILNMIADKKIGSGQVGKLQSRTGVAGSVMMALIKQPVLLIRSAIIGAFVGIVPGAGGNVAGLVSYNEAVRWSKDSEKFGTGMLEGVAASEAANNSEVGGSLVPLLTLGIPGAPPAAVIMGALLLHGLRPGPDLFIQHGAITYTFLLSLVVANVVMFVLGFFGAKHIARMINLPANYLAPLIAFMTVIGSYAIRNNMLDVVIMVTMGLAGYILRRLDFHPGPIVLGMILGPIAEKGLVQSLMLARSQESIAVVFFTRPISLVLIILCIISAAWPVVAGFRKKHSERLREQTVDGTREVTADG is encoded by the coding sequence GTGGTTGAAAACTTTGCCGGAGCACTGGGGCACATATTCAATTTATATAATTTCATGTTGATGACCCTGGGGGTAGCGGTGGGCATCGTGGTGGGAGCATTACCGGGCCTCACTGCTACCATGGCTCTGGCAGTACTTGTTCCCTTTACTTTTATTATGGACCCGGCCACAGGGTTGATGACACTTGGTGGTATTTATGTTGGGGCAATCTATGGCGGCTGTATTTCTGCCATTCTTATTAACACGCCGGGCACCCCCTCGGCAATTGCTACCACCTTTGACGGCTACCCACTCGCGCAAAAAGGAAAAGGAGAGCATGCTTTAGTTGCTGCCGCTTTTAGTTCTGGCGTAGGTGGTGTAATCGGTGCTTTAGTGTTGATATTTCTGGCACCATTATTGGTAGAGGTTGCTCTTAAATTTGGCCCGCCCGAGTATTTTTGGCTGGCTATATTTGGTCTAACCATAATTTCAACATTAGCGGCCAAATCCATCTTAAAAGGCCTAATCGGTGGTGCCTTGGGCCTGCTTGTATCCACCGTTGGTTTAGCGCCAATCGGCGGCGAAATGCGCTATACCTTTGGCTTTTACCAGCTGCAGGGTGGGATTGAATTGATTGTGGCATTGATTGGCTTTTTCTGCATTCCGGAAATTCTCAATATGATAGCCGATAAAAAAATCGGCAGCGGGCAAGTGGGCAAATTGCAATCCCGCACGGGGGTTGCCGGCAGTGTAATGATGGCACTGATAAAACAACCGGTGCTCCTTATCCGTTCTGCCATCATCGGTGCTTTTGTAGGGATCGTTCCCGGAGCTGGTGGCAATGTGGCAGGTCTGGTTTCCTATAATGAGGCAGTAAGATGGTCTAAAGATTCAGAGAAATTCGGTACCGGGATGTTAGAAGGAGTGGCGGCATCAGAAGCAGCTAATAATTCTGAAGTGGGTGGTTCCTTAGTGCCGCTGCTTACCCTTGGTATCCCGGGGGCGCCACCGGCAGCTGTGATTATGGGAGCATTATTGCTGCATGGGCTGCGCCCGGGGCCGGACTTGTTTATCCAGCATGGCGCAATTACCTATACATTCCTGCTATCTTTAGTGGTGGCCAATGTGGTGATGTTTGTGCTGGGATTTTTCGGTGCAAAGCATATCGCCAGGATGATTAATTTGCCTGCCAATTATCTAGCCCCGCTAATTGCCTTTATGACGGTCATTGGGTCTTATGCCATTAGAAACAACATGTTAGATGTGGTTATTATGGTGACCATGGGCTTGGCTGGCTACATTCTACGGCGATTAGATTTTCACCCGGGACCCATTGTGCTGGGTATGATCTTAGGACCCATTGCTGAGAAGGGATTAGTACAGTCCCTAATGCTGGCTCGGTCACAAGAAAGCATTGCAGTGGTATTTTTCACCAGACCTATCTCCTTAGTGCTGATAATCTTATGCATTATCTCTGCGGCATGGCCTGTGGTTGCTGGTTTTCGCAAAAAGCACAGTGAGCGCCTACGAGAACAGACTGTGGATGGAACCCGGGAGGTGACCGCTGATGGTTAA
- a CDS encoding tripartite tricarboxylate transporter TctB family protein, giving the protein MVNRNTIFSLLIIIFAIGAIFEVQELGTDSRIFPQVISVILIILSLLHLVKHARIKPIQGFFGDAVISRLIIMALGMIFYVFGVKYLGFTAASVIFLSFFMWYFHIRRKVGGMRILLFSVILSVVITLTFYGIFQYLFLIPLPQGVIFAIN; this is encoded by the coding sequence ATGGTTAATAGAAACACTATTTTTTCTTTGCTAATAATCATCTTTGCTATTGGCGCTATTTTTGAGGTGCAGGAGCTGGGAACTGACAGCAGGATATTTCCTCAGGTAATTAGTGTTATTCTGATTATCCTCTCGTTACTTCATTTGGTTAAACATGCCCGAATTAAACCGATACAAGGTTTCTTTGGCGATGCCGTTATCAGTCGTCTCATAATAATGGCTTTGGGGATGATTTTTTACGTTTTTGGTGTTAAATATCTGGGTTTTACAGCAGCTAGCGTAATATTCTTAAGTTTTTTCATGTGGTATTTCCATATCCGACGTAAAGTCGGCGGCATGAGGATATTATTGTTTAGCGTGATATTGTCCGTGGTGATTACCCTTACTTTTTATGGTATTTTCCAGTACTTGTTTTTAATTCCCTTACCCCAAGGAGTTATTTTTGCTATAAACTAA
- a CDS encoding MBL fold metallo-hydrolase, with product MTEEIFPGLFRIRVPLPKNPLKAINSYVIKSTDRNLIVDTGLNQEECLAAMQEGLKALGVDIDKTDFFITHLHADHVGLLGALAGEKNRIYCGDPDAFVVRSGVDWGQFLDFARQNGIPETEVQAASSLPGYDYGAGSGLNVISVKEGDLINAGEYSFRCVHTPGHTEGHMCLYDEDKQIILAGDHLLAEITPNISLWGGNDQDPIRDYFNSLDKVAQMEIQCVLPGHRDPFSNYRQRVDELKAHHRERFQEIMEILKPGSATAYQVASLMHWDMSYDRWEQFPVAQKWFATAEANAHLKYLEQEGLLKVEVKDGKIIYQAKI from the coding sequence TTGACGGAGGAAATATTTCCCGGGCTTTTTAGGATAAGGGTACCGCTTCCGAAAAACCCTTTGAAAGCCATAAATTCTTATGTTATTAAGTCAACTGACAGGAATTTAATTGTAGATACAGGATTAAATCAAGAAGAATGCTTAGCCGCCATGCAGGAAGGCTTAAAAGCATTGGGTGTAGATATTGACAAAACTGACTTTTTTATTACCCATCTTCACGCGGACCACGTGGGCTTACTTGGTGCTCTAGCCGGCGAAAAGAATCGTATCTATTGCGGTGATCCAGATGCTTTTGTGGTTAGGAGTGGGGTAGATTGGGGGCAGTTTTTGGATTTTGCCAGGCAAAATGGGATTCCGGAGACTGAAGTGCAGGCCGCATCTTCATTACCGGGATATGACTATGGAGCAGGCAGTGGTCTGAATGTTATTTCCGTTAAGGAAGGCGACCTTATCAACGCAGGGGAATATTCCTTTCGGTGCGTACATACTCCGGGTCATACCGAGGGGCATATGTGCCTCTATGACGAAGATAAACAGATTATTTTAGCCGGAGACCACCTTTTAGCTGAGATTACTCCTAACATTTCACTTTGGGGCGGCAATGATCAAGACCCTATTCGTGATTATTTCAACAGTCTTGATAAAGTCGCCCAAATGGAGATTCAATGCGTCCTGCCGGGCCATAGAGATCCTTTCAGCAATTATCGTCAGCGGGTGGATGAGCTAAAAGCTCATCACCGAGAACGCTTCCAAGAGATAATGGAAATACTTAAGCCAGGAAGCGCAACCGCCTATCAGGTGGCCTCTCTGATGCATTGGGATATGAGTTATGACAGGTGGGAACAGTTTCCTGTGGCCCAGAAATGGTTTGCTACGGCAGAGGCCAATGCCCATCTTAAATACCTCGAACAAGAAGGACTGCTGAAGGTAGAAGTAAAAGATGGTAAAATTATATATCAGGCGAAAATTTAA